GGGGGCGAGCAGCCCGGCTGCGCGCTATCTCGAGGCGCGCGGCGTGGCGCGCGCGGACTTCAACAGCTACGGCGCGCGGCGCGGCAACCACGAGGTGATGGAGCGCGGTACCTTCGCGAACATCCGCCTGCGCAACCTGCTCGTGCCGGGCGTCGAGGGCGGCGTCACGCGGCACCTGCCGACGGGCGAGCAGCTCAGCGTCTTCGAGGCCGCCGCGCGCTACAAGGCGGCGGGCACGCCGCTCGTGATCCTCGCCGGTCAGATGTACGGCGCCGGTTCGAGCCGCGACTGGGCGGCCAAGGGCACCTTCCTGCTCGGCGTGCGCGCCGTGATCGCCGAGAGCTACGAGCGCATCCACCGCAGCAACCTGGCCGGTTTCGGCGTGCTGCCGCTGCAGTTCCGGCCCGACGAGACGCGCGCGAGCTTGGGTCTGACCGGCGAGGAGTCCTTTGCGCTGCCGGGCCTGGGGGGAGAGCTGCGCCCGGGGCAGGAGCTGGAACTGCTCGTTCGCGACGCCGGCGGGACCGAGCGGCGTCTCGCCGTGCTGCTGCGCCTGGACACGCCCGTGGAGCTGCACTACTTCCGGCACGGAGGGATCCTGCAGGCCGTGCTGCGAGGGATGCTCGGGAGCAACTAGTCCACCCAGCGCAGATCGCCCAGTCGGCTATCCATGTCTGAAACGCTGCGATCTCTCAGATTGTAGCGGGAATCCCTTTTCAGATGTCGCTGGAAGCGCTATTATCTGGGAACCGAATCTTGCTACCCGACTTTGCTGGGCGTCCCCAGCACCCACGGCGAGGGGACGGCCCCCGATCCCGGAACCCGAACCACAAACCCACGGAGATCCCATGCGCAAGCAGCTCCTTCTGCCCAGTCTACTCGCCATCAGCCTCCTCACCGCCGGCAGCAGCCTTGCGCTTGCCTGCGGCGGCGGCAAGACGACGAAGACCGCCAGCGCCGGCGCGGCCGGCCACTGCGGCAGTGCCGCCGTCCAGACAGCCGGCGCCGGCGGCCACTGCAGCGGCGCCGCGATGAAGACCGCCGATGGCAAGGCCTGCGCCAGCCAGGGCGACTTCTTCGTCAGCAACTACATGTGCCTGAGCGGCGCGATGAAGGGCCACTGCGCCACCAGCAGCCAGACGGCCGCCAAGAGCTGGCACGAGGGCCTGCAGGCCCTGATCGCCAGCGGCAAGGCCGCCGAGCACAGCGCCGAGCTGAACAGCCTGGCCCCCCAGCTCGCGGACTGGCCCGCGGACGCCGCGCTGGCCCAGGCGCGCTTCGCGGCCGTCTCCGAGTGGACGGCGCGCTACTGCGAGCGCTTCCCCGAGAAGGCTGCGGGCGCCAAGGTCG
The window above is part of the bacterium genome. Proteins encoded here:
- a CDS encoding aconitate hydratase (Catalyzes the conversion of citrate to isocitrate), whose protein sequence is GASSPAARYLEARGVARADFNSYGARRGNHEVMERGTFANIRLRNLLVPGVEGGVTRHLPTGEQLSVFEAAARYKAAGTPLVILAGQMYGAGSSRDWAAKGTFLLGVRAVIAESYERIHRSNLAGFGVLPLQFRPDETRASLGLTGEESFALPGLGGELRPGQELELLVRDAGGTERRLAVLLRLDTPVELHYFRHGGILQAVLRGMLGSN